The following proteins come from a genomic window of Nothobranchius furzeri strain GRZ-AD chromosome 1, NfurGRZ-RIMD1, whole genome shotgun sequence:
- the zgc:113210 gene encoding uncharacterized protein zgc:113210 translates to MEVECIDEIQRVLPELDHERLLAITEHLSSVVGVTKKEDLAFLEKADFQEYLTPIQCRKLLQAFKQRELKDKVDTEVSSVPSGNVIPTSSLDIQRENGQSCFTPLQTQSYNPGSTLLKTQNSWISQFQIPWEKMPASLSQTMLRGQRASPADRRAMVRTVVSTMQQHCSNPNRAACTEIAKTIVAKYPLTFADMNEEGEQIGIGYYSLINQLKTRVEHVNRNNTSDRIRRPRTTQSSNADATIKTSRCKLDSYGCVNWQPRCLPDGETADSLEERRKQMAATFQSVGPRAADSPDIDFSMDLTYIYQRHMINTCPPPSVCEIEEQWPFLFTKRGLCNHFKILTGIDISDRLGEALQTKGKKIVHFFRSHSHNKDTQHILQDLDRNTTMQRSCHGIAAMLLLMKCFGEKEESIFILVDTTSTKASIERERALPPSPRLLMLGTTYLEATKWMVSIEGKVAYILDEDLGFADALSVLMASFYAFNVEYQEPACATLEFIQRFFLRINPEDGSKCTARTGVSRKTGQLVKRKSATMNPRVLSFLRQLTEFEWKNME, encoded by the exons ATGGAGGTCGAGTGCATTGATGAAATTCAGCGAGTGCTGCCTGAATTGGACCATGAAAGACTACTGGCCATTACTGAACACCTCTCTTCTGTGGTTGGAGTCACAAAGAAAGAGGATCTTGCCTTTCTTGAGAAGGCTGACTTTCAGGAATATTTGACACCAATCCAGTGCCGTAAATTACTTCAGGCCTTCAAACaaagag AACTGAAAGACAAAGTGGACACTGAAGTCAGCTCTGTGCCAAGTGGAAACGTGATTCCTACCTCATCTTTGGATATACAGAGAGAAAATGGACAGTCATGTTTCACACCTCTTCAGACACAATCATATAATCCTGGATCCActcttttaaaaacacaaaattcttggATCAGCCAGTTCCAAATTCCATGGGAAAAGATGCCTGCTTCACTGTCCCAGACCATGTTAAGAGGCCAAAGAGCCAGCCCAGCAGACAGGAGAGCAATGGTGCGGACTGTAGTGTCCACTATGCAGCAGCATTGTTCAAACCCCAACAGAGCTGCCTGCACTGAAATAGCAAAAACTATTGTTGCCAAATATCCTTTGACTTTTGCAGACATGAATGAAGAAGGTGAACAGATTGGAATAGGGTACTATTCTCTCATTAACCAGCTGAAGACAAGAGTTGAACATGTCAACCGGAACAATACGAGTGACAGAATACGAAGACCAAGGACAACACAGTCCAGCAATGCTGACGCTACAATCAAAACGTCTCGATGCAAACTGGACAGCTATGGCTGCGTGAACTGGCAACCAAGATGTCTCCCGGATGGAGAGACGGCAGATTCTTTGGAGGAGAGAAGAAAACAAATGGCTGCCACATTTCAGTCTGTTGGCCCTAGAGCTGCTGACTCACCAGATATAGACTTTTCAATGGATTTGACTTACATTTATCAACGCCACATGATTAATACTTGCCCTCCTCCAAGTGTCTGTGAGATTGAAGAGCAATGGCCATTTCTCTTTACAAAAAGAGGACTCTGCAACCACTTCAAAATCCTCACAGGGATTGACATTAGTGATCGCCTTGGAGAGGCTCTTCAGACCAAGGGGAAGAAAATCGTGCATTTTTTCCGGAGCCACAGTCACAATAAAGATACTCAGCACATTCTTCAGGATTTGGACAGAAACACAACAATGCAGCGAAGCTGTCATGGTATAGCAGCGATGCTACTTCTGATGAAATGCTTTGGCGAAAAGGAGGAGTCCATCTTCATTTTGGTTGAT ACAACTTCAACAAAGGCATCCATCGAGAGGGAGAGGGCATTACCTCCATCACCGAGACTGCTAATGCTTG GAACCACATACCTTGAGGCAACCAAGTGGATGGTGAGCATCGAGGGAAAGGTGGCCTACATTTTAGATGAGGACCTGGGTTTTGCAGATGCACTTTCTGTGTTGATGGCAAGCTTCTATGCTTTCAATGTGGAATACCAGGAGCCTGCATGTGCAACACTGGAGTTCATTCAACG ATTCTTCTTGAGAATCAATCCTGAAGATGGGAGCAAATGCACAGCACGGACTGGAGTTAGTCGCAAGACCGGACAGTTGGTCAAAAGAAAATCAGCCACCATGAACCCCAGAGTGCTGTCCTTCCTTCGCCAGCTAACAGAGTTTGAGTGGAAGAACATGGAATAG